The following proteins are co-located in the Scomber scombrus chromosome 2, fScoSco1.1, whole genome shotgun sequence genome:
- the LOC133997430 gene encoding bifunctional apoptosis regulator-like has translation MLHQMEGDSSDDRLEALMDDPPPPSTTSTSDISEHEFSCHCCYDILVNPTTLTCGHNFCRHCLALWWESSHKNECPECREKWEGFPKINILLRDATDKLFGEVVQRRRAEIQDNPKVSRSLLAFQRYGDNLGRSRTNQHKGAGFFFSGVLTALSCVAVMVLVYHWSSSVVEEHDLLISKPVSRWTPEEVVSWLEHLGPWAQLYREPFLQEKVNGRLLLMLGDEELSKPPYSIENQAHRRAVVAELDRVKVLGVKPPQNLWEYKAANAGKSLFMLYALKRSPRLTLFYLYLFDYSETFLPFLHTCCPAITRIDQTVESSFLYTQVEPSWRQWGEFLVKYLLLPYQLIAEFAWDWLGVHYWTSRFIIVNAMLLSVLEGCALWRIWTRANIRALPGKMWSHMWKMLSQGFAFALLWPFVPQFVCNCLFYWALYFSPIINIDLVVQQLMHPETQAL, from the exons ATGCTGCACCAGATGGAGGGAGATTCATCAGATGACAGATTGGAGGCGTTAATGGatgatcctcctcctccctcgaCGACCTCCACCTCCGACATCTCCGAACATGAATTCTCGTGCCACTGCTGCTACGACATCCTAGTGAACCCCACCACGTTGACCTGCGGCCATAACTTCTGCCGCCACTGTCTGGCTCTGTGGTGGGAATCTTCTCACAAGAACGAGTGCCCCGAGTGCCGGGAGAAGTGGGAAGGCTTTCCTAAAATCAACATCCTGCTGAG agATGCAACAGACAAGCTGTTCGGTGAGGTTGTGCAGCGGAGGAGAGCAGAGATCCAGGATAACCCCAAAGTCTCCCGCAGTTTACTGGCCTTCCAGAG gtaTGGTGACAATCTGGGCAGGTCCAGGACCAACCAGCACAAAGGAGCtggtttcttcttctctggagTCCTCACTGCGCTCTCATGCGTGGCT gtgatGGTGCTGGTGTATCACTGGAGCAGCAGCGTGGTGGAGGAGCACGACTTGTTGATCAGTAAGCCCGTGTCTCGCTGGACGCCGGAGGAAGTCGTTTCCTGGCTGGAACATTTGGGACCCTGGGCTCAGCTGTACAGGGAGCCCTTCCTGCAGGAGAAAGTCAATGGAAG GCTTCTGTTGATGCTAGGAGACGAAGAGTTGTCAAAGCCTCCTTACAGCATTGAAAATCAGGCTCACAGACGGGCTGTTGTGGCTGAACTGGACAGAGTTAAAGTCCTGGGAGTCAAACCTCCGCAGAACCTCTGGGAGTACAAG GCGGCTAATGCTGGGAAGTCTCTGTTCATGCTGTACGCACTGAAGCGCTCCCCTCGCCTCACGCTCTTCTACCTGTATTTATTCGACTACTCGGAAACGTTCCTGCCCTTCCTGCACACCTGCTGTCCAGCAATCACGCGCATCGACCAGACGGTGGAGAGCAGCTTCCTCTACACGCAG GTGGAGCCCAGCTGGAGACAGTGGGGAGAGTTTCTTGTCAAGTACCTGCTGCTTCCATACCAGCTGATCGCAGAGTTTGCTTGGGACTGGCTGGGCGTTCACTACTGGACGTCTCGCTTCATTATTGTCAACGCCATGCTTCTGTCTGTGCTGGAAGGCTGCGCCCTGTGGAGAATCTGGACAAGAGCCAATATCAG GGCACTGCCGGGCAAGATGTGGAGCCACATGTGGAAGATGTTATCTCAGGGGTTTGCCTTTGCCCTCCTTTGGCCTTTTGTCCCTCAGTTTGTGTGCAACTGCCTCTTCTACTGGGCTCTCTACTTCAGTCCCATCATTAACATAGACCTGGTGGTGCAGCAGCTAATGCACCCAGAAACGCAGGCGCTGTGA